A portion of the Tachysurus fulvidraco isolate hzauxx_2018 chromosome 8, HZAU_PFXX_2.0, whole genome shotgun sequence genome contains these proteins:
- the si:ch211-214e3.5 gene encoding zinc finger protein 518A encodes MEATSDDPPKSHDQNGDVERDNSVDALPPSKELGTQREDIAYNDLSVQDEIQSGESGTDNSHTESKASEKSPCKLQQGAIFSGKILSFCCLECKGDATYSPNDLLKHFQGAHKGTLPTYPCDLCTFVTNEFSSLQRHRIGHRDTLVTCEICNDGVQYSLLLLTRHFIMCHSCNGLFRCKKCEFSTRDAGTFVQHIHHHNEGNHKCVKCPPTSPTQGKVQSGKVQSGTFPFTCQLCGYGAARREYLSKHMTVAHGDEVDRTNRWRLIEDNSRVNSPGLKLLLKKSLPAGGSREPQWMSKLNSYPGVGLLDHSGRLFNPEKTLEETQQFLERAVGVKKESNKWSKSPLKSEPQCSNPPVTSTTPQPKIQENELCAGSGILDPGNSNGLTVLMVKNKISIPPNCTTKVMGFKMVDGKKHLVLKVIPTKQEPTTNNDMSPTNNVDDDEKTDSSPYSSLSERSGSLLSLDSGTNKDVSALLKIETHNAENHIADQSSLLEDHEANVEPTSNKADDEVLEISAASVTNSSASHCADLSTINREAHFSENQYNGSNLEKKSLHDHEHCTHQTSASNSTSKSPEISHTDQTKPKAAPLEMLAKHRTELELSTDDLSSLESAAELTTVSSLPELTVSANDATPLLLVDEVTTPPAVIKSPCNLVVSKDSESFGDHGAEQISPKSLSPTLAAEKRETPVCEECETSCENTAIPAPCPNVLVGEPSRPSSVTESSPRKDLAENASDSNISPLNKTSANNSPDAKDGVKEVDTALQNSPNQEVFSFHNYSKETFGSSPDFLDADEHSQEDLEEDECEEDFDELKLASDWSLTLPASPPLVDEQSEEYVGSGEESSVCVNDAPSASENKSLERVSDSDIEVDECVATVEDLPLPATSETDKGACSAESEKKEGDFMSSVVEGGPATLKNAAVLGKILEEHSDAIISQQLEKERMVSSSVLQDTNRPAKTTLRILQMPEGKKQMFLQTMEAPYAVPVQLTGGQGFKLITKSCASKVNVSYVKPGIEMTSKGSGLSLTLNGGRIGMSAQSLSGEGKGHSSLLQTVSSNGGRYFVNASALKGPLLLSGTVKSPSEQAVNTQPTCYLVQRPLPVSPSTESPGSTSKTVLTTRPVLAMPVKSADKAATLRTGRQAYLVRYISPAKSGILVNSSNENGATQGSQANEGSKSRLFLKVVRGPNGARFLSTAPYTSAKKPLYVATSSLQSPYFLMSSEWTAGLKTSNSAHSPTHKRISAKLKDILPQSHSHHQNHVEGGLVEQKSSFLQRHTRPRSQRKRRRRMMFEESFAISSKIRRMSSKAFALKEVSPFCKPVAKDVERTLRLSPFSPFQQIKCPRQNQPVVVLNHPDADIPEVTNIMKSVNRYKGEVIKVELSENTVRALSEWNFTGSTLSNTPGISTGSRVRPSGNKVRERFILRLKLKKTRRNKYEVVKLSTSTGSEQISTFSCWFCGRVFNNQEEWIGHGQRHLMEATRDWNKLF; translated from the coding sequence ATGGAGGCTACTTCAGATGACCCACCAAAAAGCCATGACCAGAACGGGGATGTTGAGAGAGACAATTCAGTCGATGCATTGCCACCATCAAAAGAGCTTGGAACTCAGAGAGAAGATATTGCATATAATGACCTAAGTGTCCAAGATGAAATACAGTCTGGAGAGTCAGGTACTGATAACTCTCACACAGAGAGCAAAGCCTCAGAGAAATCACCATGTAAGCTCCAACAGGGTGCTATTTTCTCTGGAAAAATACTTAGTTTTTGCTGCTTGGAATGTAAAGGTGATGCCACTTACAGCCCTAATGACTTGCTGAAACACTTTCAAGGGGCTCACAAAGGAACACTTCCAACATATCCTTGTGATCTTTGTACTTTCGTTACCAATGAGTTCTCGTCTCTCCAGCGACATCGCATTGGACATCGTGACACTTTGGTTACTTGTGAGATCTGCAATGATGGAGTCCAGTACTCTCTACTGTTGCTCACCAGGCATTTCATTATGTGCCATAGCTGTAATGGACTTTTTCGTTGTAAGAAATGCGAGTTTTCGACCAGAGATGCAGGCACCTTTGTTCAGCACATTCATCATCACAACGAGGGAAACCACAAATGTGTAAAGTGTCCACCCACGAGTCCTACACAAGGGAAGGTCCAGTCTGGGAAAGTCCAATCAGGGACATTCCCCTTCACCTGTCAGTTGTGTGGTTATGGTGCTGCAAGGAGGGAGTATCTAAGTAAGCATATGACTGTGGCTCACGGAGATGAAGTGGACAGAACAAACAGATGGAGGTTGATTGAAGACAATTCTAGAGTTAATTCTCCAGGACTAAAGCTGCTGCTTAAAAAAAGTCTTCCTGCTGGAGGGTCCAGGGAACCACAGTGGATGTCAAAGCTGAATTCTTATCCTGGAGTAGGTCTGCTTGATCACAGTGGGCGATTATTTAATCCTGAGAAAACATTGGAGGAAACACAACAATTTCTTGAAAGAGCTGTGGGTGTGAAGAAGGAGTCTAACAAGTGGAGTAAAAGTCCACTAAAGAGTGAGCCACAGTGTTCTAATCCACCAGTTACATCCACTACACCACAGCCAAAGATACAAGAAAATGAACTCTGTGCTGGATCTGGGATTCTAGATCCTGGTAACAGCAATGGGTTGACGGTTCTCAtggtcaaaaataaaatttcaattcCTCCTAATtgtaccacaaaagtaatgggATTTAAGATGGTAGATGGTAAAAAGCATTTAGTTTTAAAAGTCATACCAACAAAACAGGAACCTACTACCAACAATGACATGTCACCCACAaataatgttgatgatgatgaaaagacCGATAGCTCCCCGTATTCCTCACTGTCTGAAAGATCAGGATCTCTTCTCAGTTTAGATTCTGGGACAAACAAAGATGTTTCTGCCTTACTAAAAATAGAGACACATAATGCAGAAAATCACATTGCAGACCAGTCATCTTTGTTAGAGGACCATGAAGCAAATGTGGAACCAACTTCAAACAAGGCTGATGACGAAGTTCTTGAAATATCAGCCGCATCCGTTACCAACTCTTCGGCATCACATTGTGCCGACTTGTCCACAATAAACAGAGAGGCACATTTTTCTGAAAACCAGTACAATGGTTCAAATTTAGAAAAGAAATCCTTACATGATCATGAACATTGTACACATCAGACCAGCGCATCTAACTCAACATCTAAATCACCTGAGATCTCTCACACagaccaaaccaaaccaaaagcAGCTCCATTAGAAATGCTTGctaaacacagaacagaatTAGAATTATCTACTGATGATCTTTCCTCATTAGAATCAGCTGCTGAGCTCACTACTGTGAGCTCACTTCCTGAGCTCACAGTATCTGCAAATGATGCCACACCGTTGCTACTGGTAGATGAGGTCACTACCCCGCCTGCCGTAATCAAGTCTCCTTGTAACTTAGTGGTGAGCAAAGATTCGGAATCCTTTGGAGACCATGGTGCAGAGCAGATTTCACCTAAAAGTCTGTCCCCCACTTTAGCAGCTGAAAAGAGAGAAACCCCTGTTTGTGAAGAATGTGAGACTTCATGTGAGAACACAGCAATTCCAGCACCCTGTCCAAATGTATTGGTAGGTGAGCCCTCTCGGCCTAGTTCAGTCACCGAATCCTCTCCCAGGAAGGATCTTGCAGAAAATGCCTCAGATTCAAATATAAGCCCACTGAATAAAACAAGTGCTAATAATTCCCCTGATGCCAAAGATGGTGTCAAAGAAGTTGACACTGCTTTGCAAAATTCCCCAAATCAGGAGGTTTTTAGTTTTCACAATTACTCTAAAGAGACTTTTGGAAGCTCCCCTGATTTTCTAGATGCTGATGAACATTCCCAAGAGGACTTGGAGGAAGACGAGTGTGAAGAGGATTTTGATGAACTAAAGCTGGCTTCGGATTGGAGTTTAACACTACCTGCCTCTCCACCGCTTGTAGATGAACAGTCTGAAGAATATGTAGGAAGCGGGGAGGAAAGCAGTGTATGTGTTAATGATGCACCTTCTGCCAGTGAGAATAAATCATTAGAAAGAGTGTCTGATAGCGACATAGAGGTTGATGAGTGCGTAGCTACTGTTGAGGATTTACCCCTTCCAGCGACATCGGAGACCGACAAGGGAGCATGTTCTGCAGAATCGGAGAAAAAGGAAGGGGATTTTATGTCTTCTGTGGTTGAGGGTGGTCCTGCAACTTTGAAAAATGCTGCTGTTTTGGGCAAGATACTTGAAGAGCATTCAGATGCTATCATCAGCCAACAGctagagaaagaaaggatggtATCTTCATCTGTGTTGCAGGATACTAACAGACCAGCAAAAACAACACTTCGGATCCTGCAGATGCCTGAGGGAAAGAAGCAGATGTTCCTTCAAACTATGGAAGCTCCATATGCTGTGCCCGTCCAACTGACAGGTGGCCAAGGTTTCAAGCTTATTACAAAGTCTTGTGCTTCCAAAGTTAATGTGTCCTATGTTAAGCCAGGAATTGAAATGACTAGCAAAGGTTCAGGGTTGTCTCTCACACTTAATGGAGGTAGAATTGGGATGTCTGCTCAGAGTTTAAGTGGAGAGGGCAAAGGTCATTCATCACTCCTGCAAACAGTGAGCAGCAATGGAGGCCGGTATTTTGTCAATGCTTCTGCCTTGAAAGGGCCTCTCCTCTTATCAGGTACTGTTAAGTCCCCCTCAGAACAGGCGGTCAACACGCAGCCAACGTGTTATTTAGTTCAAcgaccacttcctgtttcaccCAGTACTGAGTCACCTGGTTCGACCTCAAAGACAGTCTTGACCACTCGCCCAGTACTGGCCATGCCTGTGAAATCAGCTGATAAAGCAGCCACTTTGCGAACTGGACGACAGGCCTACTTGGTTAGGTATATCTCACCAGCCAAGTCAGGGATACTGGTAAATAGCTCAAATGAGAATGGAGCAACACAGGGCAGCCAGGCAAACGAAGGAAGCAAAAGCAGGCTTTTCCTTAAAGTAGTTAGAGGTCCTAATGGTGCCAGGTTCCTCTCCACAGCTCcatacacttcagccaaaaagCCACTGTATGTGGCCACAAGTTCTCTTCAATCACCTTACTTTCTCATGTCTTCAGAATGGACAGCAGGACTGAAAACCTCCAATAGTGCTCATAGCCCCACTCATAAACGTATCTCTGCAAAGCTTAAAGACATTTTACCACAATCACATAGTCACCATCAGAACCATGTTGAGGGTGGCTTAGTAGAGCAGAAATCATCCTTTTTGCAAAGGCATACCCGTCCACGGAGCCAGCGGAAGAGAAGGAGACGGATGATGTTTGAGGAATCTTTTGCGATATCTTCTAAAATTAGAAGAATGTCAAGCAAGGCCTTTGCTCTGAAAGAGGTCTCGCCGTTCTGCAAGCCAGTGGCAAAAGATGTTGAGAGAACTCTTAGACTTTCTCCGTTCAGCCCGTTCCAGCAGATCAAATGTCCTCGTCAAAACCAGCCAGTAGTGGTGCTAAACCACCCCGATGCTGATATCCCAGAGGTGACAAACATTATGAAGTCGGTTAACAGATATAAAGGTGAAGTGATTAAGGTGGAATTGTCTGAAAACACAGTCAGGGCACTGTCTGAGTGGAACTTTACTGGTAGTACATTGTCAAACACTCCTGGTATCAGTACTGGGTCAAGAGTCCGGCCATCAGGGAACAAGGTTCGAGAGCGATTTATCTTACGACTGAAGttaaaaaagacaagaagaaacaAATATGAGGTAGTGAAGTTGTCCACCAGTACAGGTTCCGAGCAAATTTCAACGTTTAGTTGTTGGTTTTGTGGCCGTGTGTTTAACAATCAAGAAGAGTGGATTGG
- the mxtx2 gene encoding mix-type homeobox gene 2: MWSDSIVGKDGASQASKIAGRRKRTSFTKEHLELLRMAFSVDPYPGISVREGLSQATGLPESRIQVWFQNKRARTLKNRATRTSPQHEATSSLPSPFLPPHMVGAKESRQPAFNVSQPQLREDGERDCFFTDLSPQSFGLPPNGAHCSTPSIRPRQDRLMGTSLSPSSFHSDLEVTPCSWGSMRARTSPECLWSPPMQSTGNNSKDESQVFLYPPPPYPHGSVRSGFLNSLKSTSPDSADSAFWDMGLENTPPMPYSQSGSNLWDESAQEQPLAPLPNLSSQCLEEVLGEMEPGWWKINGQMELQ, translated from the exons ATGTGGTCTGATAGCATTGTtg GTAAAGATGGAGCATCTCAGGCTAGTAAGATTGCAGGCCGGAGGAAGAGGACCAGTTTCACCAAAGAGCACTTAGAGCTCCTTAGAATGGCTTTTAGTGTGGACCCATATCCAGGCATTAGTGTCAGAGAAGGTCTATCTCAAGCCACAGGCCTCCCAGAGTCACGAATTCAG GTATGGTTCCAGAACAAGAGGGCAAGAACCTTAAAGAACAGAGCCACTCGGACCTCCCCTCAACATGAAGCTACTTCTTCACTGCCCAGCCCTTTCCTGCCACCTCACATGGTTGGCGCAAAAGAAAGTAGACAACCAGCATTTAATGTCTCTCAACCTCAGCTGAGAGAAGATGGTGAGCGGGACTGCTTCTTTACTGACTTGTCTCCACAAAGTTTTGGACTTCCACCAAATGGGGCTCACTGCAGTACTCCATCGATCAGGCCACGCCAAGACAGGCTGATGGGCACTAGCTTGAGTCCTTCCTCCTTTCACTCTGACTTGGAAGTTACTCCATGTAGCTGGGGCTCCATGAGAGCACGTACCTCCCCAGAGTGTCTATGGAGTCCACCAATGCAGAGCACTGGAAACAACAGCAAAGATGAAAGCCAAGTCTTTCTatatcctcctcctccttatcCTCATGGTAGTGTGAGGTCTGGATTTCTCAACAGCTTGAAGTCAACGTCCCCAGACTCTGCAGATTCTGCATTTTGGGACATGGGACTGGAGAACACACCCCCCATGCCATATTCTCAGAGTGGAAGTAACCTGTGGGATGAATCTGCTCAGGAACAGCCTCTGGCCCCGTTACCCAATCTGTCTTCACAGTGTCTAGAGGAAGTTCTTGGAGAGATGGAACCAGGCTGGTGGAAGATTAATGGACAGATGGAGCTTCAATAA